In the Aliarcobacter cryaerophilus genome, one interval contains:
- a CDS encoding AAA family ATPase, translated as METNEKSFNLSGVLKKVLYKNDETKYTIAVLENNQKICGVYFDADIEKLVGEEILLTGNWITHSKYGVQFEFNTLQVKEHELFFFLTKIIKGFTKKSATEILEKYGEEGLIKILDENPNELLNFKGIKEKKLKSILNSWHSFKHLRELGAFLGKFGVTSNLITKIYSTFSEVENLIEKIKQNPYMLINIKGIGFKRADEIAKALGIDVKSPFRIKACLNYTLREYCDNNGNSSIDKFHLYKLLDDSLRFSKEELLYENILVEMLAKEEIYSTSENRIALSMLYYCEKKILDFFNIRKDNKNKKIIDNFEEYLEKKQKTLGFTLSSEQQKAVELINSGEKTLFLIGYAGTGKSTSSRAILELLEEIVSYDDIIAIALSGIASQRISDTTGYNASTIQSLLVKHKEKDFFPYKVILLDEASMVNSVTFAQIISKISDDTIFIIVGDDGQLPAIGAGNILADSIKYELAPICKLTKIYRQNENQAIAVIANDIRKGELPNYKEEYEDFKFVDVSIGNYYSMKNSLTQNEFSDMRGENSEYILNNILNIASNYIQNYYDFIKEKNIGKALTLFQVITPMKGGVLGVENLNIELQRLFNHTKNRSLKIKDIEYKLTDKVIHIKNENMKAQTMSMYKSNSTEFMERRVYNGQLGLVIKLDFDEKKCVVLYPNDDMVVFYDFDNIHHLLNLAYCLTIHKTQGMEYENALIPMSFSHYIMHNTKLLYTAITRAKSMCFIVGEEEAFKSACKKIEVTIRESVINDLLCNKDKKIETNSLSISV; from the coding sequence ATGGAAACTAATGAGAAGAGCTTCAATCTTAGTGGAGTTTTAAAAAAAGTTTTATATAAAAATGATGAAACAAAATATACTATTGCAGTTTTAGAAAATAATCAAAAAATATGTGGAGTCTATTTTGATGCAGATATTGAAAAACTTGTAGGAGAAGAGATACTATTAACTGGAAATTGGATAACTCATAGTAAATATGGAGTTCAATTTGAGTTTAATACTTTACAAGTAAAAGAGCATGAACTATTTTTTTTCCTTACTAAAATAATCAAAGGTTTTACAAAAAAATCAGCAACAGAGATTTTAGAAAAATATGGAGAAGAAGGTTTAATAAAAATTTTAGATGAAAATCCAAATGAACTTTTAAATTTTAAAGGTATTAAAGAGAAAAAACTAAAATCTATTTTAAACTCTTGGCACTCTTTTAAGCATCTTAGAGAACTTGGTGCTTTTTTGGGTAAATTTGGAGTTACTTCAAATCTAATTACAAAAATATACTCAACTTTTAGTGAAGTTGAAAACTTAATCGAAAAAATAAAACAAAATCCATATATGCTAATAAATATAAAAGGAATAGGATTTAAAAGAGCAGATGAGATAGCAAAAGCTTTAGGAATCGATGTAAAATCACCTTTTAGAATAAAAGCTTGTTTAAATTATACTTTAAGAGAGTATTGTGATAATAACGGTAACTCCTCAATAGATAAATTTCATCTTTATAAACTTTTAGATGATAGTTTGAGGTTTTCAAAAGAGGAGCTACTTTATGAAAATATTTTAGTTGAAATGTTAGCAAAAGAGGAGATTTATAGTACAAGTGAAAATCGTATTGCACTTTCAATGTTATATTATTGTGAGAAGAAAATATTAGATTTTTTTAATATAAGAAAAGATAATAAAAATAAGAAAATTATAGACAATTTTGAAGAGTATTTAGAAAAAAAACAAAAAACTTTAGGGTTTACTTTAAGTAGTGAACAACAAAAAGCAGTTGAGTTAATAAATTCTGGAGAAAAAACACTATTTTTAATAGGATATGCAGGAACAGGAAAATCAACTTCAAGTAGAGCTATTTTAGAGCTTCTTGAAGAGATAGTAAGCTATGATGATATTATAGCTATTGCTTTAAGTGGAATTGCAAGTCAAAGAATAAGTGATACAACAGGATACAACGCAAGCACAATTCAAAGTCTTTTAGTAAAACATAAAGAGAAAGATTTTTTCCCATATAAAGTTATTTTACTAGATGAAGCTTCAATGGTAAACTCTGTTACATTTGCCCAAATTATAAGCAAAATAAGTGATGATACAATTTTTATAATTGTTGGAGATGATGGACAGCTTCCAGCTATTGGAGCTGGAAATATATTAGCTGATAGCATAAAATATGAATTAGCACCTATTTGTAAACTTACAAAAATTTATAGACAAAACGAGAATCAAGCAATAGCTGTAATTGCAAATGATATAAGAAAAGGTGAATTGCCAAATTATAAAGAAGAGTATGAAGATTTTAAGTTTGTTGATGTATCAATAGGAAATTACTACTCTATGAAAAATTCATTGACTCAAAATGAGTTTTCAGATATGAGAGGTGAAAATAGTGAGTATATCTTAAATAATATTTTAAATATTGCAAGTAATTATATACAAAATTACTATGATTTTATAAAAGAGAAAAATATAGGAAAAGCACTTACTTTATTTCAAGTAATTACACCTATGAAAGGTGGAGTTTTAGGAGTTGAAAATTTAAATATAGAACTTCAAAGACTGTTTAATCACACAAAAAATAGAAGTTTAAAAATAAAAGATATTGAATACAAACTAACAGATAAAGTTATTCATATTAAAAATGAGAATATGAAAGCTCAAACTATGAGTATGTATAAATCAAACTCTACTGAGTTTATGGAAAGAAGAGTTTATAATGGACAACTTGGACTTGTAATAAAATTAGATTTTGATGAAAAAAAGTGTGTAGTTTTATATCCAAATGATGATATGGTAGTATTTTATGACTTTGATAATATTCATCATCTTTTAAATTTAGCATATTGTCTAACAATTCATAAAACACAAGGAATGGAGTATGAAAATGCTTTAATTCCTATGAGCTTTTCACACTATATAATGCATAATACAAAACTACTTTATACAGCAATAACAAGGGCAAAAAGTATGTGTTTTATTGTTGGAGAAGAAGAAGCTTTTAAAAGTGCTTGTAAAAAAATAGAAGTGACAATAAGAGAGAGTGTTATAAATGATTTATTGTGCAATAAAGATAAAAAAATAGAAACAAATAGTTTATCTATAAGCGTTTAA
- a CDS encoding peptidylprolyl isomerase yields MITWMQRHKKWLVITIWISTIAFVGAGFVGWGSYDYGSKGGVVATVGNKEISVEEYQQEYSNLYNQYSQIFGASFNKELAEQLRLKDVAFSQLLQKNLLMSYGNSLGLMVTDEEIAKELINYEEFKIDGKFNKNQYVNVLQQNRMSPQEFETSLKNSILFQKVQALFSIEPTPNEIENISKLLFLEDDITYKILTLNDVDVNSVDENELKKYFDENQNAYKSEVFYDLEIKEFPLSSSNSTQEDIKNHFDKFKSDYKFEDGKLKSFEEAKEEVIKDLDENFSKKEALTLYLKLKKSEDNFDKKATYSENKIPFSAENVQKIKELKKEEILKPFFENNRFYIVKLAKVNPSVNLTFEQAKAKVIEDFKLNLKAKKLDELAQNSLKDFKGNEATAVNRASASKIKGLNEQEAIEFLGQLFASSTKEGIAKVGSKVVLYKIIDSRMASYDKAKDSFVRDEIKQVQNSDLLSNLLKKLENSIVIKTFMQAKE; encoded by the coding sequence ATGATAACTTGGATGCAAAGACATAAAAAGTGGTTGGTTATTACGATTTGGATTAGTACTATTGCCTTTGTAGGTGCTGGATTTGTAGGATGGGGATCATATGACTATGGTAGTAAAGGTGGCGTTGTTGCAACTGTTGGAAACAAAGAGATTAGTGTAGAAGAGTACCAACAAGAGTATTCAAATCTTTATAATCAATATTCACAAATTTTTGGAGCATCTTTTAATAAAGAGTTAGCAGAGCAATTAAGATTAAAAGATGTTGCATTTTCTCAACTTTTACAAAAAAATCTTCTTATGTCTTATGGTAACTCTTTAGGTTTGATGGTAACTGATGAAGAGATTGCAAAAGAGTTGATTAATTATGAAGAGTTTAAAATAGATGGTAAATTCAATAAAAATCAATATGTAAATGTTTTACAACAAAATAGAATGTCACCTCAAGAGTTTGAAACTAGTCTTAAAAATTCAATACTTTTTCAAAAAGTTCAAGCTCTTTTTAGTATAGAACCAACTCCAAATGAGATAGAAAATATTAGTAAACTACTATTTTTAGAAGATGATATTACTTATAAAATATTAACTTTGAATGATGTTGATGTAAATAGTGTTGATGAAAATGAACTTAAAAAATATTTTGATGAGAATCAAAATGCATATAAGAGTGAAGTTTTTTATGATTTAGAGATAAAAGAATTTCCTCTTTCTTCTTCTAACTCAACGCAAGAAGATATAAAAAATCATTTTGACAAGTTTAAAAGTGATTATAAATTTGAAGATGGAAAGTTAAAATCTTTTGAAGAAGCAAAAGAAGAAGTAATCAAAGATTTAGATGAGAATTTTAGTAAAAAAGAGGCTCTTACTCTTTACTTAAAACTTAAAAAATCTGAAGATAACTTTGACAAAAAAGCAACTTACTCAGAAAATAAAATTCCATTTTCAGCTGAAAATGTTCAAAAAATTAAAGAGTTAAAAAAAGAAGAGATTTTAAAACCATTTTTTGAAAATAATAGATTTTATATAGTAAAACTAGCAAAAGTGAACCCTTCTGTTAATTTAACTTTTGAGCAAGCAAAAGCAAAGGTAATTGAAGATTTTAAACTTAATTTGAAAGCAAAAAAATTAGATGAATTAGCACAAAATAGTTTAAAAGATTTTAAAGGAAATGAAGCAACAGCAGTAAATAGAGCAAGTGCTTCTAAAATTAAAGGATTAAATGAGCAAGAAGCAATAGAGTTTTTAGGACAACTTTTTGCTAGTTCTACAAAAGAGGGAATTGCAAAAGTTGGTTCAAAAGTTGTTTTATATAAAATAATTGACTCAAGAATGGCTTCTTACGACAAAGCAAAAGATAGTTTTGTAAGAGATGAGATAAAACAGGTTCAAAATTCTGATTTATTGTCAAATTTACTTAAAAAACTTGAAAATAGTATTGTAATAAAAACATTTATGCAGGCAAAGGAGTAG
- a CDS encoding Y-family DNA polymerase produces MFIHIDLDCYFVSAHRTLDKSLHNIPVAVGGKSNVDIFSHTRVKRTMATNRASFSSKILDSEDENSSNDYFVDENNKIRGIITSASYEARAFGVKTAMSVNEALKLCPNLKMIPPKYSLYDELSSKLKELLELEIPLIEQFSIDEFFGDLTGYIKEDEAEDFARKLKDKIFKELNLPCSIGLANTKYLSKLMTNEAKPNNIKLLKKENIEEFTKNILIENFTGIGKSLCEKLSGYNIKTLGDIRKNKNLFYSFGKVGIDTYNRVCGIKDSKLNITKEKKSIGIGRSFDVVFNREELKRRVMILSRYLSFIVKKDGHNPLSFQIHIKYESNIKTKAQENSNKIFNEFDFKNSIINLFMQADKHRNHGVVQLYITVFNFAKKGEHTYNLFEYEDDLKKDKLGENIQNLREKFGIDILKSACEL; encoded by the coding sequence AATGTAGATATTTTTTCACATACAAGAGTAAAAAGAACAATGGCAACAAATCGTGCTAGTTTTTCAAGTAAAATTTTAGATAGTGAAGATGAAAATAGTTCAAATGATTATTTTGTTGATGAAAATAATAAAATAAGAGGAATTATAACATCAGCTTCTTATGAGGCAAGAGCTTTTGGAGTAAAAACAGCTATGAGTGTAAATGAAGCTTTAAAACTTTGTCCAAATTTGAAAATGATACCACCAAAATATAGTCTTTATGATGAGTTGTCTTCAAAATTAAAAGAGCTTTTGGAACTTGAAATTCCTCTAATAGAGCAGTTCTCTATTGATGAATTTTTTGGTGATTTAACTGGTTATATAAAAGAGGATGAAGCAGAAGATTTTGCAAGAAAATTAAAAGATAAGATATTTAAAGAGTTAAATCTTCCTTGTTCTATTGGCTTAGCAAATACAAAATATTTATCAAAGCTTATGACAAATGAGGCAAAACCAAACAATATAAAACTTTTGAAAAAAGAAAATATTGAAGAGTTCACAAAAAATATTTTAATAGAAAACTTTACAGGAATTGGAAAGTCTCTTTGTGAAAAATTAAGTGGTTACAATATAAAAACTTTGGGAGATATAAGAAAAAATAAAAATCTATTTTACTCTTTTGGAAAAGTTGGAATAGATACATATAATAGAGTTTGTGGAATAAAAGATAGTAAACTAAATATAACAAAAGAGAAAAAAAGTATAGGAATTGGAAGAAGTTTTGATGTAGTCTTTAATAGAGAAGAGCTTAAAAGAAGAGTTATGATTTTGAGTAGATATTTGAGTTTTATAGTAAAAAAAGATGGGCATAATCCTTTGTCTTTTCAAATTCATATAAAATATGAGTCAAATATTAAAACAAAAGCACAAGAAAATAGTAATAAGATTTTTAATGAATTTGATTTTAAAAACTCTATAATAAATCTATTTATGCAAGCAGACAAACACAGAAATCATGGTGTAGTTCAATTATATATTACAGTTTTTAATTTTGCAAAAAAAGGAGAACATACTTATAATTTATTTGAGTATGAAGATGATCTGAAAAAAGATAAATTGGGTGAAAATATACAAAATCTAAGAGAAAAATTTGGAATTGATATTCTAAAAAGTGCTTGTGAACTATAG